Within the Acinetobacter radioresistens DSM 6976 = NBRC 102413 = CIP 103788 genome, the region ATTACGAAAAGTCTTATGTGTTATTTGCACGAGATCGCCGGACTCCTTTACGGTTCTTGGTTATAATAACACTATCAAAGTTGTTTTAAAAAAACATTCAAAAACCGCAACAGTAAAAGTGAGCAAGTTCCCAATTTGAGTTTATTCACAGTTTAAGCATTGCAAAATTGGTGAAAGCTTCGCATGATTAGCAAAATTTATTTGGGTAATGTCTTCCGTTTATGAAGTTTGAACGTGGTATTGGCTTGATTGCACTCATTTTTTCAGTGCTTATTATTGGGGGCTTTGTCGCCTTTGGAATATATTTAATCCGCTTAGATAATATTATCCGGGACAAATTTGAAGGACAGCGCTGGGATATTCCGGCGAAAGTTTTTGCTCGCCCTCTGGAAATCTATACCAATGCCCCGGTCAATCAGCAAGACTTTGCCCAAGAACTTAAATTGCTCGGCTATAAATCGGCAAGTAGTTATGATAAGTCAGGTTCATATGTATCTCAGGGGAATACCTTATATGTCCATACCCGGGGCTTTGATTTTGGTGATAGCGTAGAACCAGAACAGATTCTGGAATTAACTTTTAATGACCAGAAGATCAGCGAAGTACGCACAACCAAACCCTCTACAAGTGGTATTACCCGTCTGGAGCCCTTATTGATTGGCGGTATTTATCCGCAGCATAATGAAGACCGGGTTCTGATTAAACTGAACCGTGTACCAAAACCGCTCATTGAAGCTTTAATTGCGACTGAAGATCGGAACTTCTATCATCATCATGGTGTTTCAGTGCGAGGCATTGCCCGGGCTCTGGTCAGCAACCTGACTGGTGGACGCCGCCAGGGTGGATCTACTCTGACCCAGCAGTTGGTTAAAAACTTTTACCTGTCACCTGAAAAAACCTATAAACGAAAGATTAATGAAGCCCTGATGGCCATGCTCATCGAACTTCATTATGACAAAGATGAAATTCTGGAAGCATACCTGAATGAAGTAAATCTGGGCCAGAATGGTAATTATTCAATTAATGGTTACGGTCTGGCTTCCCAATTCTATTTTGGTCTGCCTTTACGTGAACTGAATATTTCACAGCAGGCTTTCCTGGTAGGCCTGGTACAGGGTCCTTCCTTATATAACCCGTGGCGTAATCCTGAAGCGGCTAAGAAACGCCGCAATGTAGTACTAAAAAACATGCAGGTGATGGGTTACTTGACTGAAGCTGAATATGAAGAAGAAAGTGCCCGCCCATTAAATGTAATTAGCAAGCCAACTTTAGGACCAGCCAAATTTCCAGATTTTCTCGATATCGTACGCCGTCAGCTACGTACCGAATATCAGGATGGCGACCTGACCAATCGAGGCTTGCGTATTTTTACAACACTTGACCCGATTGCCCAGACCCGTGTGCAGACAGCTTTCAAAAATTCTGTAGAACGTTTATCCAAGCGTAATCCAGGCCGTTTAAAAAACCTGCAGGGTGCAGTACTGATTGCTCATCCGGAGAATGGAGAACTCATAGCTGCTGTTGGTTCAACTCAGGATTTTACTGGCTTTAACCGTGCTCTTGATGCCAAACGTCAAGTAGGATCACTTTTAAAACCGGTGATCTATCTGAGTGCTATTGAGTCAGGGCGTTATACCTGGGCCAGTTCGATTCAGGATGCTGCTATCAGTATTCCAATAGATAAAAGCAAGGAATGGACACCCAAGAATTATGCGGGTGGTGAATATGGTGTAGTCAGCATGATGCAGGCGCTGGCTAACTCTTATAATCTGTCTGCTGTACGACTTGGTCAGGAATTTGGCCTCTCGACATTTACCAATCAGTTAAGAAAATTTGGAGTGACTTCAAACATTCCAGCCTTTCCGTCTATTTTCTTGGGCGCTGTCGAAATGTCGCCAATGGAAGTCATGAGTATTTATGAAAACTTCGCGACTGGTGGTTTCAAATATCCACCACGTGCCATACGTACAGTAGTAGATGCAGATGGCCGGCTATTGGACCGTTACGGACTGGATGTACAGCAGACCATCGACCCGTCGAGTGCCTATATTCTAAACTATGGCCTGCAGCAGGTCATGAACATTGGTACTGGGCGTTCTGCATATAACAGTTTTCCAGCCAGCCTTAAACTGGCCGGTAAATCAGGTACCACCAATGACACACGTGACTCATGGTTTGCAGGCTATTCAGGCAATCATCTGGCAGTAGTATGGCTAGGGCTAGACAATAACAAGGTAACGGGCCTTACTGGTTCTACAGGTGCATTGCCGGTATGGATTAATGTAATGAAACAGTTGAAACAGGAACCGGTCAATCTGCGCCAGACTGATAATGTACAGTGGCACTGGATTGACCGCGCTACCGGTTATTTATCTGCTCAGGGCTGTGAAGGTGCCATGTACATTCCTATACTGCGTCATACAGTACCACGCCGAGCTACTGCCTGTGGCCTTTCACATTATCAGGTCGAACCAGTTTACACACCTGATACCGAACATAACGACGCACCTGCGCCTGAAGAAGATAGTATCGAAAACTATATCCGTGAAAGCGAGACTGAAATGGAACAGACGTTACCGTCTTCTGAAGGCCGAATCATCTCAAGCGGAAGTTATGAAAATTAAATGCTATAGAGAAAATTTGTGAATCATATAAAACCTGGCATATTTGCCTTAGCATTGCTTGGAGTGGCTGGCTGTCAGACGGCGCCTCTACCTCAGCCTGAAGAACAGAAACTGGCACCAAGACCTGTTCCTGAAGTGCAGGCTACATCTTCGGGCGTAAAAATTACTCCGTATGAGCCGGAAGAAATTAAACGCCAGAAGGTGCAGATAGTGGTGCCTGAGCAAAAGGTTCAACAGCAGTTCAAGGATGGTCGTGAACTTCCTGCATTCCGGAAAATGATGTTGCAGACACAAACTGCTTATAAACAGGGCCAATGGTCTCAGGCTGAAAGCTATGCATTGCAAGCACAAAGACTGGCTCCTCAGTCCGCTGAAACCTTTTTGTATCTTTCAATGATTGCTAATAGACAAAACAAGCCAGCTAATGCGGAAGCACTGGCTCGCCGGGGCTTAAGCTATGCACAGAGCAATCCAATGAAAAAGCAGCTCTGGTTAAATATCTTAAAAGCGGCTCAATCTCAGAAAAACAGTAAAAGCATTCAAGAAGCCAAAACAGCTTTGAATACATTCTAGCTTCTTGACCTGTTTAAACTGGTTTCTTTACTTAGATATGACGGATTCCGGCAATACCATAGGCGCCGTACTGCCGGGCACACTCCAGATCCTCTCTAGACAATCCGCCTAGAGCAAAAACGGGCACATCGGCCTGATGAGCAAGTTCTGCAAATGCATCCCAGCCTAATGCTGGTGCTTCTGGATGAGTCGGAGTAGCCTGTACAGGGCTAATAAGTACAGCCTCGCACCCGATTTGAACAGCATGCTGTACTGAAGCAGCATCATGGCAGGCAGCAATATAACGAATCCCAATACATAGTTCGCCTTTTTTCAGAGACATCTGTTCAGACTGTTTTAAATGTACAGCAGCGATGTGATGTTGCTGTTCAACATTAAGAGACCGCCAGACTTGATAAGGCACTATTAATTTATTTAGTTGCTGAATGCTATATTCCAAAAGCCAATTTTTATCAATTTCAGCCTCTTCAGGCCGCCAGTAAAAGAGCATATCTTGAGCTAATTGCTCTATCGCTGAAAGTGCTGTACCAATCCTGATTGAATGTGGCCAATATAACCGCTCAATCACTGGCTGATTAGCAGCTGGAAAATCAAGTGTTTGTAATTTTTCACGTGTGTACCAAGCCCATGGTTTCTGAATCTGGTTTAACATCTCCTCTGGTACATGTGCAAAGAACAGATGCAAATGTACTGTAATATCGTCATATTCATGACAGATCAGGCTAAAAGGATGCCAGTCACTCAAGCCAACCCCGACTTCTTCATAAATTTCACGCCGACAGGTTTCTTCAGGAGTTTCATTCCCTTCAACTTTTCCACCTGGAAACTCATACTTGTTACCTTGGTGCTGCTTAGCTTCTCGCCAGCCAACCAATACTTTTGAACGATGAAACAATAAAGCGACAGCAACATGCACGATAGGCTTAGACATTGAATAATCCGAGATAAGCTTTTACTTAGTGTAAGCAAAAATAAGAAGTTTATAAATTCTTAAAATTCTATTTGACAGACTCATTCGATAATGATTATCATTTATTTGAATTCTTGCACACCACGGAGCTATAACAAATGAACGCACCATTCAACCTATTTGCACGCCAGACTCAAGCCAGCACTTCTCTGCCAATGCTACAATCCAGCAATCTTTTTGCACTCGGGCGTGAAATCCGTATTATGCATGCGGGTGAAGAGTACCGCTTACGTCTGACCCGCAACAATCGTTTAATTCTAACCAAATAACTATTTACAGCTTCAAAAAATAATAAACGTGGAAACAGGCAGTATGGCTCTCCCATACTGTTTTTTTATTTATATTCTATCTGATGGGCTTTTAAAAATAATAAGGTAACCTTTAAACCACCATAGTCTGAAGGGGTAAATTCGATATAGCCTCTGTGTAGTTCCATAATTTTTCGCGCTATAGAGAGGCCTAGACCTGAGCCTGATGTTCGTGTACCTAATCCACGAAAGAAACGCTCGCCTAAACGCTCTAAAGTATTTGAATCTACCCCTGCTCCGTTATCTTCAATCATTAACCGGTAGTGATGCTGCTCGTCTTTTAAGGTAATATAAACTGCACCATGTTCAGGTGCATAGCGGATTGCATTATCAATCAGGTTACGGATACAGGTAAATAAGAGTTCCTGATTTCCATATATTTCTGCGTGTGGTAATGCAGCTATTTGATGAATACTTACTTGACGCTCCTGTGCAAAAAGTTCCAGTGAGTATACAACCTCATCAATAAGTGGCTGGAGCTGTAGCAGACTACCAGGCATCTGCTGATATGCAGCAGGGTCAAGTCTGGCCAGTAATAACAAATTTTCCAACACCCGGGTACTACGGGTCACATCATTCTGAATAGCTAACAAGTCAGGAACAAGTTCAGGAATGTGGCTATATTTACGTTTTAAAACCTGTAAACGCATAGCAATTGCAGATAAGGGTGAACGCAATTCATGGGATGCATCGGCTGTGA harbors:
- a CDS encoding NUDIX domain-containing protein; protein product: MSKPIVHVAVALLFHRSKVLVGWREAKQHQGNKYEFPGGKVEGNETPEETCRREIYEEVGVGLSDWHPFSLICHEYDDITVHLHLFFAHVPEEMLNQIQKPWAWYTREKLQTLDFPAANQPVIERLYWPHSIRIGTALSAIEQLAQDMLFYWRPEEAEIDKNWLLEYSIQQLNKLIVPYQVWRSLNVEQQHHIAAVHLKQSEQMSLKKGELCIGIRYIAACHDAASVQHAVQIGCEAVLISPVQATPTHPEAPALGWDAFAELAHQADVPVFALGGLSREDLECARQYGAYGIAGIRHI
- the hemP gene encoding hemin uptake protein HemP, giving the protein MNAPFNLFARQTQASTSLPMLQSSNLFALGREIRIMHAGEEYRLRLTRNNRLILTK
- a CDS encoding ATP-binding protein yields the protein MNAKPDSLQSQLIRTTMLGSILAGLLAFLLLIGIAVYHAMQVHDEIMDELADTLLVSDLSANSGQLDELSNEFDIQYQLNWQGRTLAHSTHLQQQLFNDLPQDFGLVWKNGHLWRSYTAQTNDKQLKAELIQPLAVRFKDIIRSILIYAVVLLLVWLVQWLWSHFGIQRQLRSLKKLSRTIAQKSPSDLQPIEQQPLVQEIEPVINSLNQLLSRLDRALTAEQRFTADASHELRSPLSAIAMRLQVLKRKYSHIPELVPDLLAIQNDVTRSTRVLENLLLLARLDPAAYQQMPGSLLQLQPLIDEVVYSLELFAQERQVSIHQIAALPHAEIYGNQELLFTCIRNLIDNAIRYAPEHGAVYITLKDEQHHYRLMIEDNGAGVDSNTLERLGERFFRGLGTRTSGSGLGLSIARKIMELHRGYIEFTPSDYGGLKVTLLFLKAHQIEYK
- the mrcB gene encoding penicillin-binding protein 1B; the encoded protein is MKFERGIGLIALIFSVLIIGGFVAFGIYLIRLDNIIRDKFEGQRWDIPAKVFARPLEIYTNAPVNQQDFAQELKLLGYKSASSYDKSGSYVSQGNTLYVHTRGFDFGDSVEPEQILELTFNDQKISEVRTTKPSTSGITRLEPLLIGGIYPQHNEDRVLIKLNRVPKPLIEALIATEDRNFYHHHGVSVRGIARALVSNLTGGRRQGGSTLTQQLVKNFYLSPEKTYKRKINEALMAMLIELHYDKDEILEAYLNEVNLGQNGNYSINGYGLASQFYFGLPLRELNISQQAFLVGLVQGPSLYNPWRNPEAAKKRRNVVLKNMQVMGYLTEAEYEEESARPLNVISKPTLGPAKFPDFLDIVRRQLRTEYQDGDLTNRGLRIFTTLDPIAQTRVQTAFKNSVERLSKRNPGRLKNLQGAVLIAHPENGELIAAVGSTQDFTGFNRALDAKRQVGSLLKPVIYLSAIESGRYTWASSIQDAAISIPIDKSKEWTPKNYAGGEYGVVSMMQALANSYNLSAVRLGQEFGLSTFTNQLRKFGVTSNIPAFPSIFLGAVEMSPMEVMSIYENFATGGFKYPPRAIRTVVDADGRLLDRYGLDVQQTIDPSSAYILNYGLQQVMNIGTGRSAYNSFPASLKLAGKSGTTNDTRDSWFAGYSGNHLAVVWLGLDNNKVTGLTGSTGALPVWINVMKQLKQEPVNLRQTDNVQWHWIDRATGYLSAQGCEGAMYIPILRHTVPRRATACGLSHYQVEPVYTPDTEHNDAPAPEEDSIENYIRESETEMEQTLPSSEGRIISSGSYEN
- a CDS encoding tetratricopeptide repeat protein, producing MNHIKPGIFALALLGVAGCQTAPLPQPEEQKLAPRPVPEVQATSSGVKITPYEPEEIKRQKVQIVVPEQKVQQQFKDGRELPAFRKMMLQTQTAYKQGQWSQAESYALQAQRLAPQSAETFLYLSMIANRQNKPANAEALARRGLSYAQSNPMKKQLWLNILKAAQSQKNSKSIQEAKTALNTF